In a single window of the candidate division KSB1 bacterium genome:
- a CDS encoding ribonuclease H-like domain-containing protein, with the protein MDIVDKLRWIDSISLSTPPTQTKLGGRDIEAHFPGQLQHTPVGSCFTTTFRQQLAVADVLARSSGLLHLVGKDESLQTLDLRCAAFVDCETTGLAGGSGTYCFLVGIGTLVQGDVVIKQFFLRNFSEEPALLHAVREELSGCQGLVTYNGKAYDYPLLLTRFALRRMPAPQPLLHLDLLHAARRLWRDRIEAMTLNAMETQLLGIRRAQDIPGHLIPSLYFAYLRSRDAAQMPLVFEHNRQDILSLMHLAARLLQLHAQPDAFARQGDDLFALGRVYEDLRLFQRSAALYELARAKGLDARASTPALLRLSLCYKRLGHWDRAIALWEEMAAQGAAGVFPYVELAKYYEHRARQYQRAMELVDRALHALEVEESCGARWHAEEQRAQLLHRRRRLLAKMRNASIGQNSPLEDSRR; encoded by the coding sequence ATGGACATTGTCGACAAACTACGCTGGATCGACTCCATAAGCCTCTCCACGCCACCAACCCAGACGAAGCTCGGTGGCAGGGACATTGAGGCTCATTTTCCCGGACAGCTCCAGCACACGCCGGTGGGGAGCTGCTTCACTACCACCTTCCGACAACAGCTCGCGGTGGCCGATGTCCTGGCCCGCTCATCCGGACTGCTCCATCTGGTTGGCAAAGACGAGTCCTTGCAGACCCTCGACCTGCGTTGTGCGGCCTTTGTGGACTGCGAGACCACCGGGCTGGCCGGCGGTTCCGGCACCTACTGCTTCCTGGTTGGCATCGGCACCCTCGTGCAGGGCGACGTGGTCATAAAACAGTTCTTCCTGCGCAACTTCAGCGAGGAGCCTGCCCTGCTTCATGCCGTGCGCGAGGAGCTCAGTGGCTGCCAAGGCCTGGTGACTTACAACGGCAAGGCCTACGACTACCCCCTCCTGCTCACGCGTTTTGCCCTGCGGCGCATGCCCGCGCCACAGCCCTTGCTGCACCTCGACTTGCTGCACGCGGCCCGCCGCCTGTGGCGCGACCGCATCGAGGCGATGACGCTGAACGCTATGGAAACGCAACTCCTGGGCATCAGGCGGGCGCAGGACATCCCAGGCCATCTCATCCCCAGCCTCTACTTCGCCTATCTCCGCTCCCGGGACGCCGCGCAGATGCCGTTGGTCTTCGAGCACAATCGCCAGGATATCCTCTCCCTCATGCACCTTGCTGCAAGACTGCTCCAGCTGCATGCGCAGCCGGACGCCTTCGCCAGGCAAGGCGACGACCTATTCGCCCTGGGCCGCGTGTACGAGGACTTGCGCCTGTTCCAACGCAGCGCTGCGCTCTACGAACTTGCCCGCGCCAAGGGCCTGGACGCACGAGCCTCCACCCCGGCTTTGCTGCGCCTCAGCCTTTGTTACAAACGCCTCGGCCATTGGGACCGAGCCATTGCCCTCTGGGAGGAGATGGCCGCACAAGGAGCCGCTGGCGTGTTCCCCTACGTGGAGCTGGCCAAATACTACGAGCACCGCGCCCGCCAGTACCAGCGGGCCATGGAACTGGTCGATCGTGCCCTGCACGCTTTAGAGGTGGAGGAGTCCTGCGGCGCCAGGTGGCACGCGGAAGAGCAGCGCGCCCAGCTTCTGCACCGGCGCCGGCGCCTGCTTGCCAAGATGAGGAACGCATCAATTGGACAAAACTCCCCCCTCGAGGACAGCCGCCGATGA